Below is a genomic region from Salmo salar chromosome ssa11, Ssal_v3.1, whole genome shotgun sequence.
catGTAGCCTATTGATTATGTGGAGAGATTAATGCATTTGAAATACATCAACCATGTATGTAAGCATGATGATGTATGACACATGCACAAACAACTATCCTCCAGATACACACACCTTTCTTGAACTCCTCCAGCATGGAGTCCAGTCGAGTGTCGTGGAACACAAAGTGGACCGGGTGGTTGTAGAACTTTGTGATGGTCTTCAGCGTGGTGCAATCGTCTGGGTCCACGAACGCCAGGTCCTTCACGTACAGGATGTCCACGATGTTGGAGCGCTCGTCGTCGAACACGGGGATGCGCGTGTAGCCGCTCTCCATGATCTCTGACATGGTGTTGAAGTCGAGGACCGCGTCATTCTGGATCATGAAACAGTGTGCCAACGGAGTCATCACGCTCTCAACCGTCTTACTCCGGAGTTCCAGAGCTCCTTGGATCATGTTGAGCTCCTCTTTGACCAGGTCGTTGTACGGTTCTGTCACCCTGAGCATCTCCACCAGCTTCTCGCGGTTATACACAGTGCCGATCTCCTGGCCTAGGAGCACGTCTAGGAGCTTGCtgacagggaaggagagggggaaggtgagcAACATGAAGAACTTGGTCACCTGGATGGTGTTGGCGCCCACCGCAAGACCGTGGCGAGAGCACAGCGCCTGAGGGACAATCTCGCCGAAAATCACGATACCCACTGTGGAGGCGACCACAGCGCCCAGCCCAGAGCCTATTAAGTCGTCCAGGAGGATGGTGAGTGTGGTGTTGACCAGGACATTGCCAAGCAGCAGCGAGCAGAGAAGGTAGTTCCCCTTACTGCGAATGGGCTCAATTTTGCGGGCATATTTCTTTTCCTTCTCTGAACCACAGCTCTGGACTATACGGAGCTCCATGGGGTCCAGAGCCATGAGCCCCAGGTTCAGCCCGCTGAACATACCAGACAGCACCAACAGACAACAGATAAGGATGATCTGGAACCACAGGGGGAGGAGAGttttctccccctctaccacccGGAGTCTCCCGTCGCTATCACCGAGCAGAGCCCACCTGCCATTGGCCAAACTCTTGATGCACAACCCATACTCCTTGTGCGGCTCACTCTTACGAAGGGGTTTAATGTTTATGCTGAGTACCCCTGTGGTCCCCCGGCTACTGATGTTCATGTAGGTCGCGATGCTGAAGTCTTTGGTGAAATCAACACAAGTCCTGTTAGGTGtgtcatcaatgttattgtccccCCCCTCATCGCTCCCATCCCCTCGTTCCGTGAAGCGGATCTGCGCCCAGGTGCCCGAGTTGAGCTGCACACCGTAGAACCGGAGCTGCACTGTGCTCTCCTCCGTTACCTGTATGACCCCGTCGTCAGTGGTTGTAGCCGGTTTGTCGCTCCTCTCCAGCCGCATACCGAGCACCTGGGTCCCGCTGTTGCTGACACTCGACGTGGCTGTTTCGGTGCGTCCCCCGACTGCACTCCAAAGGAAAACGATAAGAGTTAGAACGTAGCCTTGCTGCCCGCTCCATTCTGTCGCCATGTTTGTTTCACTCTGTTGCTGGCGAACTGGGAGCTGACGTCACGTACTCATGTCCCTCCGGCCCCGCCCCTCTACTACCATAATAACCCTAAAGCACCGCCTATCGGACACGGCAAGTAACagccccacacacaaacacacgccatCCTGAACACTTTACTATGCACGATTTGTTTTATAGGCTACTTTTGGGTTTGATATTGGGCTACTGTCGGACAATATTCAGAGCTGCACGTTCACGAGGGACCGCGCAGCAGTTTTTCCTCATGTCGCATGGTCGTGCGCGTGCATGGGAGACGAAGGCAAGCATAATGCCGTGTAGAACTAACCATAGAAATGTAATGAATCATTCTGTTAATATGTAACTAACCTACTGTGTCTTACACACACTTTAGGTTGAGCAATTTGAGTGTTAGCTAATTGCATTCTGTAGTTTATCTGTCATTTATTAGGCTCACCATTATGATTGTGTTTATAGCCTGTAGACTTTATAGCCACATACAATTGTGCATTATAAAGCCTATCAATGAACATAATAAATTATTAATCTCTTGCATCTTTATTTCAGCCCGAGGTATATTATCCACAATTAACTGGCATCCTCACATTTTGCTATAAAGGCCCAAGGCAATGCAGCAAAGTGAATACTGTGGTGCCCAGCGGTTTGTATTCAGTCAGAGACAAAGCTGTTATATAAAGTGCCGCACACTGCATCTGTATGTCTCACCAGCATCTCTCTGGCTCTGTACCCGCTCCTAATGTATGATGCAGAGGAGGCTTAtgagaggagctataggaggacggctcattgtaatgccttgaatggagttaatggaacggagtcaaacgtggtttcccttttttatttttattttattttagcaaGGAGTCACCAGTGTCTCTGTTTAAAGGAAGCCCTGCTTTTAGAATTTCAtagaacaaaaaaatgtaatacaatatAAAACAAGTCAAATAGAGCACGACACAAATTGCACAGAcaaaacataaatatacacaaaaCACGATCAACTAAAGCAAACACATTCTTCATTATAAAATTCCTCTGTCCACTCTCTAAACTCCACCAGAGACACTAAGGCTGTACAGTGTACTGTTTTTTGGAAATTATTCCAAATATATGGAGCAGAAAAACTAAAGGCCGGTTTACACCAAAGGAGTCTTCAGAGTTAACTACCTGTGAACGGATTTGATAACTTGCCATTTTAAATCTTTATAGCGAAGTTAGGTAAGTCATAAGCTTGTGGAGCATggctttgtaaacaaaaatagTGTAATGATGCgtaatagtatcaccataataaaGAACAAGTAGAAAGGTTGACTGCAAAATCTGCTTCTTGCTGACTAGAGACGAGAGACAAGACCTGTTCCTCTGAAAAAAGCCCACTTGAAATCTTAGTTTCTTAACTAATTTGTATGTTTTTTAAACGATAAATCATTGTCAATCCAAAAACCAATGTATTTGTATGCAGAGACTCACTGgattcaagtcagttaagaacaaattcttatttacaatgacggcctaggaacagtgggttaactgc
It encodes:
- the LOC106562917 gene encoding metal transporter CNNM4 isoform X2 → MATEWSGQQGYVLTLIVFLWSAVGGRTETATSSVSNSGTQVLGMRLERSDKPATTTDDGVIQVTEESTVQLRFYGVQLNSGTWAQIRFTERGDGSDEGGDNNIDDTPNRTCVDFTKDFSIATYMNISSRGTTGVLSINIKPLRKSEPHKEYGLCIKSLANGRWALLGDSDGRLRVVEGEKTLLPLWFQIILICCLLVLSGMFSGLNLGLMALDPMELRIVQSCGSEKEKKYARKIEPIRSKGNYLLCSLLLGNVLVNTTLTILLDDLIGSGLGAVVASTVGIVIFGEIVPQALCSRHGLAVGANTIQVTKFFMLLTFPLSFPVSKLLDVLLGQEIGTVYNREKLVEMLRVTEPYNDLVKEELNMIQGALELRSKTVESVMTPLAHCFMIQNDAVLDFNTMSEIMESGYTRIPVFDDERSNIVDILYVKDLAFVDPDDCTTLKTITKFYNHPVHFVFHDTRLDSMLEEFKKGKSHLAIVQKVNNEGEGDPFYEVLGLVTLEDVIEEIIKSEILDESDLYTDNRNRKKVDPNKRTRDFSAFKHTENECKVKISPQLMLAAHRFLATEVSLFSPCQVTEKVLLRILRHPDVIQEIKFNDSDKRSALHYIYQRGKPVDYFILILQGRVEVEAGNENMKFETGPFSYYGVMALSSPSLEFRSPTHASGLNRSASLSCTERGASGECGSVTASNTQLTACQYTPDFYVRALTDLQYVKITRSQYQNGLLASRLDSTPQSPEGSHPRLDSTSALPLPITPPAPPRTPLPLATTPFKRPLALPQPTPPPTNRTPLPQTTTPTQVNPRPALPLSTPPPTKGTPLPQTPPPPSSGARTTHPPPPSTSSLPHPPLPCTSLPPKSPSSARPGGENGPGEKTSLLSEQPQNCVSGTRRPSYPQTHTQHPHTHQHLHTHVHTISHAHTESTI
- the LOC106562917 gene encoding metal transporter CNNM4 isoform X3; this encodes MATEWSGQQGYVLTLIVFLWSAVGGRTETATSSVSNSGTQVLGMRLERSDKPATTTDDGVIQVTEESTVQLRFYGVQLNSGTWAQIRFTERGDGSDEGGDNNIDDTPNRTCVDFTKDFSIATYMNISSRGTTGVLSINIKPLRKSEPHKEYGLCIKSLANGRWALLGDSDGRLRVVEGEKTLLPLWFQIILICCLLVLSGMFSGLNLGLMALDPMELRIVQSCGSEKEKKYARKIEPIRSKGNYLLCSLLLGNVLVNTTLTILLDDLIGSGLGAVVASTVGIVIFGEIVPQALCSRHGLAVGANTIQVTKFFMLLTFPLSFPVSKLLDVLLGQEIGTVYNREKLVEMLRVTEPYNDLVKEELNMIQGALELRSKTVESVMTPLAHCFMIQNDAVLDFNTMSEIMESGYTRIPVFDDERSNIVDILYVKDLAFVDPDDCTTLKTITKFYNHPVHFVFHDTRLDSMLEEFKKGKSHLAIVQKVNNEGEGDPFYEVLGLVTLEDVIEEIIKSEILDESDLYTDNRNRKKVDPNKRTRDFSAFKHTENECKVKISPQLMLAAHRFLATEVSLFSPCQVTEKVLLRILRHPDVIQEIKFNDSDKRSALHYIYQRGKPVDYFILILQGRVEVEAGNENMKFETGPFSYYGVMALSSPSLAVTPPLSPSVASPPPRRLSLKRFSLFSRFPEFRSPTHASGLNRSASLSCTERGASGECGSVTASNTQLTACQYTPDFYVRALTDLQYVKKLAQTFQPTIQLC
- the LOC106562917 gene encoding metal transporter CNNM4 isoform X4, whose translation is MATEWSGQQGYVLTLIVFLWSAVGGRTETATSSVSNSGTQVLGMRLERSDKPATTTDDGVIQVTEESTVQLRFYGVQLNSGTWAQIRFTERGDGSDEGGDNNIDDTPNRTCVDFTKDFSIATYMNISSRGTTGVLSINIKPLRKSEPHKEYGLCIKSLANGRWALLGDSDGRLRVVEGEKTLLPLWFQIILICCLLVLSGMFSGLNLGLMALDPMELRIVQSCGSEKEKKYARKIEPIRSKGNYLLCSLLLGNVLVNTTLTILLDDLIGSGLGAVVASTVGIVIFGEIVPQALCSRHGLAVGANTIQVTKFFMLLTFPLSFPVSKLLDVLLGQEIGTVYNREKLVEMLRVTEPYNDLVKEELNMIQGALELRSKTVESVMTPLAHCFMIQNDAVLDFNTMSEIMESGYTRIPVFDDERSNIVDILYVKDLAFVDPDDCTTLKTITKFYNHPVHFVFHDTRLDSMLEEFKKGKSHLAIVQKVNNEGEGDPFYEVLGLVTLEDVIEEIIKSEILDESDLYTDNRNRKKVDPNKRTRDFSAFKHTENECKVKISPQLMLAAHRFLATEVSLFSPCQVTEKVLLRILRHPDVIQEIKFNDSDKRSALHYIYQRGKPVDYFILILQGRVEVEAGNENMKFETGPFSYYGVMALSSPSLEFRSPTHASGLNRSASLSCTERGASGECGSVTASNTQLTACQYTPDFYVRALTDLQYVKKLAQTFQPTIQLC